The Malassezia japonica chromosome 9, complete sequence genomic interval gcgacgaggagacGCTCAAGCTCCTCGAAGGCCTCGAGATGTACGAGGAGGACTGGGGCTCGATCGCCTTGCACGTCGgcacacgctcgcgcgagcagTGCATCACCAAGTTTATCCAGCTCCCGATCCAGGACAAGTACCTggacggcgcagcgcagtcGGACCTCGGTCCGCTGAagtacgcgccgcgcgacgctaCCGGCAAgcacacgccgctcgtgcccTTTGCGCAGGCTGAGAACCCCGTCATGAGCGTCgtggcgctccttgcgaGCGCGGTGAGCCCCGCGGTagcgagcgccgctgcacagagcgcgctcggcgagctgacCGACGGCATCAAGAAGCGCATCCAAGAGGCCGGCAAGGAAGGCGCCACAGACGCCATGGcggtggacgaggcgcccgagacCACCGAGACCGAGACCGAGACCGAGACCGAGACCGAGCCCAAGAACGCCGAGGCAGAGGCCCCGaagcccgacgcgccggccgtgcctcgctccgaggtcgagcgtgcggcgtcgatcgcgctgggcgctgcggcgtccAAGGCGTACGTCCTTGCGTCgtacgaggagcgcgagtgCCAGCGCCTTGTCCAGCAAGtgatcgaggcgcagctcaagAAGATGCAGCTCAAGATGGCGCAGTTTGaagagctcgagacgctgctcgagtccgagcggcgctcgatcgaggcgggccgcaagcagctctacgccgaccgcctcgcggtccagcgccagctcgcggcagtgaacgagctgctgcgcaaggcaagcaccgcgccgcaggacgTGCGAccggacgagctcgcgaacgcgtcgagcgccgcacaggGCGTGCCGCAGCAGGGCCCGGTCGTCCGGCAGGGCCCGGcggtcggtgcgccgcagggcgGTGCTATGGGGCGCCTCGAGTAGCGATAGCTAGAGTACATGTATCGACCTAATGCGTCTTGTCCTTGGGCGAGTCGCGCCCGTCTccgtcgagctccgcctcgcgctcgtacgGCACGCTGACGTTCGcccatgcggcgctcgactcCTCGACAAAGTCgcgagtcgctgcgcggcgtgcctgcagctgctccttgcgctgctcatGCTTGCGGTTGGCCACAGAGTTGCTAAACATGGGCAGCAGGTAGCGCTCGTCGATCCGCTGGAACCACTGCCCATCCTGGAAGATGAGGTtcgcgcggtcgagcacgtGGCgggtgcgcgtcggcacTTCGCCTGTCTCGTCCGTgtcctcgacctcgtcgcgggTTAGGCTGCGCAGTCCGCCGGGGCCGGCGACCATCGCTTGGGGCCCGTCCTGCGCAGAGTCGGGCAGCACCTCGTTCAGGTCGATCGGCGACcggacctcgccgaggctcGCATCGCGGTAGCGCCCGGCGGGCGTCgcacgcgtgcgcagctgcgaGGGAAAGCGGGGCGCAGCGATCCACGGCTGCGTGTCGGGGTCCTCGTCGGGGTCGGCGACCGACccttcgtcctcgtcgtcctcgacgccggtcTGGATCTGGAGGACCTCGAGCATCTGCGCGGTCGTCCCGCCAAAGACAATCACGGTCAGGaccacggcgacgaggacggtTGTCTGCAGCGCACTCGCATTGGTCCCTTCGATGCCTGCACTCAGCGCAAAGCCGACCGCGCCACGCAGGCCCGCCCAAAAGAGCATAAGCTGGTACTCGCGGGGGAGCTCGAACGTGGCCTCTGGCaggcccgcgccgctcgtgcgctgGCGGTGCTTGGCCCGgaggtcggcgaggcggttCAGCGCGTAAGCGATCGGGAACACGGCGCAGTAGCGCGACACGACCACTGCGGCGAGCGTAAAGATGATGAGCAGGGGCTTGTACACGAGCCCTTCTCCAGTAAAGAGGCTCAGACCAAGGTAGATAAAGATAAAGTTCTCCGAGAggctcgcgagcgtctggaAGATGTACTTGGTCGtccgctgcgtgcgcagcgacatGTTGTGGTACGCATAGTGTTTGAGCGTGATACCACAGAAAAGCAGCGACACGATCCCGCTCATCTGCACCGCATTGCTGAAGAAGTAGCTCGTGTACGCCAGCAGCATCACGATACAGCTCTCCAGCTCGGGGTACAGTCCGAGGCGCGAGTGCTTGAGCAGGAGCGAGCACGACAGGCCGAATGCCACGCCGAGGATCATACTCAGCGAAAAGACGACCCAGAACAGGCCCACACCGTGAAATAGCGAGAAGAGTGTGATGGTCGTGTTGCGGAACTTGGACAAGGTCTCGAACATGACGATCGACACGGCATCGTTCAGGATACTCTCGCCAAAGATGATGCTGTACAGCTGGGGGTCCACACGGTACGTGTTAAAGATCGCAAGAATCGTCACGGGGTCCGTCGCACTGAGCGTGCTGCCAAAAATGAGGCACTCGAGCAGCGTGAGGCGTGGCGACTCGAGGTGCAGGAGGGAGGCGACCCATACGATAacactgcgtcagccacAGTACATACCCAATCACGATCGCACTGATAAACGTGCCAAAGAAGGCAAACGTCAGAATCGTGCCAAAGTTGCGGAAGAACTTGGCCTGCCGCAAGTCGTAGCCACTCGCGAGGATGATGGGCGGAAGCAGCACATTCATCATGATGGTATTGCTAAAGCCCAGCATCGCACGCACAGGCTGCAGCACATTCAGACGCAGCACTATGCCGACAAACATGCCTGTGTCAGTTGCACGACGTACCGGCAAACAGCCCGACAATCGTCTCGTGCACCGCCGTGATGCGCTTCACTTTCAAGTAGTAGCTCGTTAGAAAACTACCAATCAGTAGGAAGAGCACTAGGaagagcgcgagcgacgagaaTCGCTCGTTCTCCTCCGCGTCCATGGGGGGGGCAACGCCCActccaggcggcgcagcactCATTCCAGATGGT includes:
- the NHX1 gene encoding monovalent cation:H+ antiporter, CPA1 (nhx1) (TransMembrane:13 (o12-31i43-60o66-88i100-124o136-159i168-187o207-232i239-258o264-283i295-314o326-351i383-402o408-427i); EggNog:ENOG503NVXC; COG:P), which codes for MDAEENERFSSLALFLVLFLLIGSFLTSYYLKVKRITAVHETIVGLFAGMFVGIVLRLNVLQPVRAMLGFSNTIMMNVLLPPIILASGYDLRQAKFFRNFGTILTFAFFGTFISAIVIGVIVWVASLLHLESPRLTLLECLIFGSTLSATDPVTILAIFNTYRVDPQLYSIIFGESILNDAVSIVMFETLSKFRNTTITLFSLFHGVGLFWVVFSLSMILGVAFGLSCSLLLKHSRLGLYPELESCIVMLLAYTSYFFSNAVQMSGIVSLLFCGITLKHYAYHNMSLRTQRTTKYIFQTLASLSENFIFIYLGLSLFTGEGLVYKPLLIIFTLAAVVVSRYCAVFPIAYALNRLADLRAKHRQRTSGAGLPEATFELPREYQLMLFWAGLRGAVGFALSAGIEGTNASALQTTVLVAVVLTVIVFGGTTAQMLEVLQIQTGVEDDEDEGSVADPDEDPDTQPWIAAPRFPSQLRTRATPAGRYRDASLGEVRSPIDLNEVLPDSAQDGPQAMVAGPGGLRSLTRDEVEDTDETGEVPTRTRHVLDRANLIFQDGQWFQRIDERYLLPMFSNSVANRKHEQRKEQLQARRAATRDFVEESSAAWANVSVPYEREAELDGDGRDSPKDKTH